DNA from Terriglobales bacterium:
CCCCCACTCCATTCCTTTGCCATTAATGCAACCGCGGAGACATATTTTGCCGCGTTTGTGGTTTGCGCCCTGGTGGCAAGCTGGGTGAGTTCAGCAAAAAAACAAAGCGAAGAAGCGCTCATAGAAGCTCGCGATCAACTGGAAATTCGGGTCTCTGATCGCACTGCCGAGCTCGAAAAATCCAACGTGGAGTTGCGCGAGCGCGAGCATCAACTGCGGCTCTTGGCCGAAGTGATCCCCCAGCAGATTTGGAGCGGAACCTCCGACGGCTCCATTGATTATTGCAACCAGCGCCTTCTCGATTATGTCGGACGCACCGTGGAGCAGATGCAGGGCGAGGGATTCATGGAAACCATCCATGCCGAAGACCGGGAAAGTTTTCGCCGCTTCTGGCAAGAGGCGCTCTCCACCGGAAAGCCCTTTGAAGGTGAGTGGCGGGTGCGCGGCGCGGATGGCGAGTATCGCTGGTTCTTTACCCGCGGCGTGCCTCTGCAGGATCAGGAGCAAAAAACACTGCGGTGGTACGGGACCAACACCGATATTGAAGAACGCCACAAAGCCGAAGAGGCTTTGATGAAGACCCAGGCCGAGCTCGCTTATCTTTCGCGCGTGCTGAGCATGGGAGAACTCACCGCCTCGATCGCCCATGAAATCAATCAGCCGCTTGCGGCCGTGGTTGCGCACGGACACGCATGTCAAGGCTGGCTCTCCGCAGATCCGCCCAATCTTGAAAAAGCCCGCCAGACCACGGAAAGAATTATTCAGGATGGCACTCGCGCCGGCGCCGTGTTAGGTCGCATCCGTGCCCTGTTCAAGAAAGAGCCGCCCGCCAAAGACTGGCTCGACATGAATGAAGTGATTCAAGATCTGGCTATTTTTCTGCGCGACGAAGCCGCAAGGCGCCGCGTTTCCATACGCACTGAGCTTGCCTCGGGCCTGCCCAAAGTCAAAGGAGACCGTGTGCAGTTGCAACAAGTTGTATTGAACCTCATC
Protein-coding regions in this window:
- a CDS encoding PAS domain-containing protein — its product is MKDLVLTAPHPASGVSHKPAKSALRRYSVALFFVALALVLTLLVQHLFPYPFLFLFFGAVMASAWFGGMATGFFAVLISTLAVDYFFVPPLHSFAINATAETYFAAFVVCALVASWVSSAKKQSEEALIEARDQLEIRVSDRTAELEKSNVELREREHQLRLLAEVIPQQIWSGTSDGSIDYCNQRLLDYVGRTVEQMQGEGFMETIHAEDRESFRRFWQEALSTGKPFEGEWRVRGADGEYRWFFTRGVPLQDQEQKTLRWYGTNTDIEERHKAEEALMKTQAELAYLSRVLSMGELTASIAHEINQPLAAVVAHGHACQGWLSADPPNLEKARQTTERIIQDGTRAGAVLGRIRALFKKEPPAKDWLDMNEVIQDLAIFLRDEAARRRVSIRTELASGLPKVKGDRVQLQQVVLNLIMNGMDAMTATAGRAKELLISSGKENSTEIVVRIEDRGVGLNSETAEKIFDPFFTT